The DNA window cctgcattttggagctaaCTTATGCAAGAAAGCAAAAACTACAACATGCATGTTtttatgcagctttattaactcaatgattacattgtatttttattattttacaatgtttgCAAACTtatatgtgacatgtattaatgtcaaaataacatgcaaaacaggcaagcccacATGCCCTGAATGATGGGTCGCCACTGACCGATCTCTTCATCTTTCCAATGTAATTTTACCTCTCAAAAAGGCAGAATAAAGAAGGTGATATAGAGGATCTCAGAGTAGTAGGCAAGGCAGAGATTTAAATGTCTGAATTTTGTGTATTGTCTTCTGTAGGCTAAATCCCCATCACACACATGGAGACAACTAAAACAGCTTTAAAGTGCTATATGCCGAAAGAGTGCCATGCTTGAAGAAAAAGTGGACTGTGGGATAGATACATGGACACAATTATCATTATTTGTCTCTTTTCCACTTCCAGTACAAATGTTTTGAAAAGTTGCTTAAATAAAACTAGTGTCTGCGTAATTGATAAATAGCAAACTCATATATTATTGAATAGCTGTTATAATTTGATCAAGTCGTTTGATCAGTACATTTCCAACAGAATGTTACCGCCAAAAATACGTGTCCATATTCAAATAAGACAAGATGACGCCCTTCTCCTATTTTAGCCAGCACTCTCCACAGAGCACCACCTTCCATTTATCTTGCGACGACGAGCCTCTTCAAGCACCAGCTCTTCGCACTCGGTCTGTCAAAGGTACATTTTTATACAAGGTCGTGTTTATCTGACTATACAATTGTCTTATTATTTAAGTATTCTAAGTAGTAGTTAATGTGTAAATGACTAGACTTGAGTTATTGTGAATAAACATGGTTGGAATGCGGCTTTAGCTGTTATCTAACATTAGCTGTAGTAGCTATTCTTCACACGCACAAATGTGCCAGTTTACTTAACCTGTAAACATTTTATACGGGCTAtattaacatctgttaaacacacgGCGGGGGTTTCAGTCTCCTTACAAATATATAATGAACCGTATTTAACTACGCTAGTGATCAACTTCATTGTAAAGATTGCTGCATCCGCCTTTAGCCAGATAGCTTAGCACCAAGTGGCGTAGCAGGCCAACGTGGTGCAAAATGGCGCTTACATTCTTGGCCTGCTTTTTCCCCCCCCCAACACGCATTTAGCCAGACTCATTCAGTGGGCTTAGTCTGTCGTCCAAACCTTAACACGTTATGTCAAATAACATTGAAATGGTTATTTGCCTGAATTTGATTAACTATGtacagctagctaactacagcaCCTTAGCTAGCGGTAGGCCGACCATCTGGCTAATTCTGTGCGCAATATGTCGGACAACAGCTCCCGCACACATCGTGACCTACGTTTACAACTCCTAGCTGCAAGTATCACAATGTCACAAGTTATGTTTTTACTTGACCGGGATTGATCCCTTGCAGACACAGAATCATGTCCGACGAAGGAAAACTTTTCGTCGGTGGCCTGAGCTTCGACACCACAGAGGAGTCTCTGGCGGAAGCTTTCGCCAAGTATGGAAACATCGCGAAAGGTGCGTTCTAGACATTTATTTAATTTGCTAAGTTATCGCTGGCTACTTCCAGAAATATTAATTTCTGTTTCTCTCGCACAGTTGATGTCATCAGGGACAAAGAAACGGGAAGGTCTCGTGGATTCGGCTTCGTAAAGTACGATAATGCCGAGGATGCGAAGGACGCATTGGAGGGAATGAACGGCAAGGTATATCGTTATCATTACTTATATTTACCAATTATCGGAGTTGCTTTTGTTTTAATAACCTTAATGACATAACTGACTAGATTACTAAGAATACATCTAGGTGTAGCTTAATGAACCATAAAGTTATTTCTGGTTTTATCATATTGAAGTTTGCCAGGTAATTTATTAATCCTGTTAACTCGTTATCCCATTATGAAAAGTCACATGCTTATGGCCCATGCTGAGTAACTCTCCTGTCTCTTGCAGTCTGTCGATGGCAGAACCATTCGTGTGGATGAAGCCGGCAAGGGTGGTGGTCGCTCGGGAGGTGGAGGTGGCGGTGGATTCAGAGGTTCCAGGGGCGGTGGCGGATATGGTGGTGGAGGTGGctatggaggggggagaggaagaggtgggCGAGTTTACTCGCGAGGTATGGGCAGGCAATCTGCAAGATGGTGTGCTCCCCATCATCCATTAGCGTTTTGTCTTGCCCTCCCTCTTAGCCGTAGTTACATTTCAGTGTGAGTTTGCTTTAGCCGTGAGTTTGCTTTCGCCGTGAGTTTGTTTTTGAAGTCTTGCTGTGTTTGTTCCCAGGTGGTGGAGGATATGGTGGCGGTGACAGGGGATATGGTGAGAGGAgctatggtggtggtggaggagaccGCAGCTATGGGGGTGGAGACCGCAGCTACGGGGGTGGCGGTGGATACAGGAGCGGCGGTGGCGGAGGGTACTCTTCTGGTGGCGGAGGATACAGAGACAATAGGTGAGGCGACACGTCTGATTACACATTTCCTAAATTGGTGTTTGTGGACATTCCCCTCTTGCATCCTTTACAATGAACTGTAGTGGTGAACGATTAACTGATATTATAAATTCCATTCAGCTCAGGTGTATTTAGCTCAGGTGTTTGAGCCCAACGTGCCACTTTCCCCCCCCCAGTTCTTGATGTCAAAAAAGGGAGTTGAGGTTTTCATTCTGCACGTTTTCAGCTTGGTACAGTGTAGAGGCGTAGTAATTAACTACAGACTGCTCGACTGGCTTTTTAAAATTTTTACCCCCCATCTCGGCGGAAGGGGTTTAAGAGGATTCACACATGCCCAAAAATAAGCCCAATGTGTACTGCcggggcagcagcgtagcctagtggttagagcgttggactagtaaccggaaggttgcgagttcaaacccccgagccgacaaggtacaaatctgtcgttctgcccctgaacaggcagttaacccactgttcccaggccgtcattgaaaataagaaataagaatatgttcttaactgactcgcctggttaaataaaggtgaaattaaagtCATCAAACTATGTAATATACATCTTATTTCATAGTAACTTTCTTTTTATTGTCTAGACAATGTGAACCTGCCAAACAATGGACTGTTTTGGCAATTGAATATTTGACTTTGGAATTTCTTTTTTTTATGCTAATGTCATTTCATGTTGAAAATAATTAGAACACAGATTATTTATTAACAATCGTGCTGGAACCAAACTGACCCCAAAGCACTAATGAGCAGGGACCTTACCTATATTTTTTCCCTTCCAATGTTAGGGGCCAGGGAGGCTACGGGGACCGCTCTGGGGGTTCCTATAGAGACAGCTACGACAGTTAAggtatgtgtttgtttttttcatAGGCCTAGGCTGCGTTAGGCCACTTCCTCATTCCAAGGTTCTGGACTTTAACCTTTTACTAGGTTGCGGCTGAATAGTTTAGGATGAGATCTAGTTCTGCTCCAAccctagcacacctgattctaatactTAGCTGGCTGAATCGGGTTAGTTACAAGTGGTTGGAGTGATCCTACAGGGGGTAGCTCTCTAGGAATATTGTTTGGAGAAACCTGGTTTAGTGGGGATGTTAT is part of the Oncorhynchus keta strain PuntledgeMale-10-30-2019 chromosome 15, Oket_V2, whole genome shotgun sequence genome and encodes:
- the LOC118394890 gene encoding cold-inducible RNA-binding protein B-like isoform X1, with protein sequence MTPFSYFSQHSPQSTTFHLSCDDEPLQAPALRTRHRIMSDEGKLFVGGLSFDTTEESLAEAFAKYGNIAKVDVIRDKETGRSRGFGFVKYDNAEDAKDALEGMNGKSVDGRTIRVDEAGKGGGRSGGGGGGGFRGSRGGGGYGGGGGYGGGRGRGGRVYSRGGGGYGGGDRGYGERSYGGGGGDRSYGGGDRSYGGGGGYRSGGGGGYSSGGGGYRDNRGQGGYGDRSGGSYRDSYDS
- the LOC118394890 gene encoding cold-inducible RNA-binding protein B-like isoform X2, giving the protein MTPFSYFSQHSPQSTTFHLSCDDEPLQAPALRTRHRIMSDEGKLFVGGLSFDTTEESLAEAFAKYGNIAKVDVIRDKETGRSRGFGFVKYDNAEDAKDALEGMNGKSVDGRTIRVDEAGKGGGRSGGGGGGGFRGSRGGGGYGGGGGYGGGRGRGGGGYGGGDRGYGERSYGGGGGDRSYGGGDRSYGGGGGYRSGGGGGYSSGGGGYRDNRGQGGYGDRSGGSYRDSYDS
- the LOC118394890 gene encoding cold-inducible RNA-binding protein B-like isoform X3 encodes the protein MTPFSYFSQHSPQSTTFHLSCDDEPLQAPALRTRHRIMSDEGKLFVGGLSFDTTEESLAEAFAKYGNIAKVDVIRDKETGRSRGFGFVKYDNAEDAKDALEGMNGKSVDGRTIRVDEAGKGGGRSGGGGGGGFRGSRGGGGYGGGGGGGYGGGDRGYGERSYGGGGGDRSYGGGDRSYGGGGGYRSGGGGGYSSGGGGYRDNRGQGGYGDRSGGSYRDSYDS
- the LOC118394890 gene encoding cold-inducible RNA-binding protein B-like isoform X4; this encodes MSDEGKLFVGGLSFDTTEESLAEAFAKYGNIAKVDVIRDKETGRSRGFGFVKYDNAEDAKDALEGMNGKSVDGRTIRVDEAGKGGGRSGGGGGGGFRGSRGGGGYGGGGGYGGGRGRGGRVYSRGGGGYGGGDRGYGERSYGGGGGDRSYGGGDRSYGGGGGYRSGGGGGYSSGGGGYRDNRGQGGYGDRSGGSYRDSYDS